In a genomic window of Pseudomonas mohnii:
- a CDS encoding GNAT family N-acetyltransferase, whose product MKSFSIRELESTDTEALLAFERHNRAWFESHIDARDPAFYSLPGVAEHIAGYLSDFAIGAWHPFVIEDCSGNIVGRANLKDIGSPPGSAQVGYRIDQGMCGQGLATLALRHLIQAARTRWRLTQLVACVYESNVGSRKVLERCGFLPEQPSCADETGGERRFVLSIQ is encoded by the coding sequence ATGAAATCATTCAGCATTCGCGAGCTTGAAAGTACGGATACCGAAGCCTTGCTGGCCTTTGAACGCCATAATCGCGCCTGGTTTGAATCTCATATTGATGCGCGCGATCCTGCGTTTTATTCATTGCCGGGTGTCGCCGAGCACATTGCGGGCTATTTGTCCGATTTTGCTATCGGTGCCTGGCATCCGTTCGTTATCGAAGATTGCAGTGGGAACATAGTGGGGCGAGCCAATCTGAAAGACATTGGTTCGCCGCCAGGTTCTGCGCAAGTGGGCTACCGGATTGATCAAGGCATGTGCGGGCAGGGACTGGCCACACTGGCGCTCAGGCATCTGATCCAGGCGGCACGGACCCGTTGGCGACTGACCCAATTGGTTGCCTGTGTATACGAGTCAAATGTCGGCTCAAGAAAAGTGCTGGAACGGTGCGGATTCCTGCCCGAGCAACCCTCTTGCGCCGACGAGACCGGGGGCGAGCGCCGATTCGTCCTGTCGATCCAGTGA
- the map gene encoding type I methionyl aminopeptidase: MKANVRINSLAEIAQSRAAGTLAAEVLAMITPHVKAGVTTNELDRLCHDYIVNVQKAIPGNIGYHGFPKTVCASVNEVVCHGIPSNRTLKDGDIVNIDIAVIKDGWYGDTSRMYFVGEPSAQARHLVKTTYEAMCAGISLVRPGATLGDIGHAIQAVAERDGFSVVREYCGHGIGKIYHDEPQVLHYGYPGQGLKLKAGMIFTIEPMLNAGKRHVKTLADGWTVVTKDQSLSAQWEHMVAVTDDGFQILTPWPDRSDEYPAIGQ; encoded by the coding sequence ATGAAGGCGAACGTCAGGATCAACAGCCTCGCGGAAATCGCCCAGTCGCGCGCTGCAGGCACGCTGGCCGCCGAAGTACTGGCCATGATCACTCCCCATGTGAAAGCCGGGGTCACCACCAACGAACTCGATCGGCTCTGTCACGACTACATCGTCAACGTGCAGAAAGCCATCCCGGGCAACATTGGCTATCACGGTTTCCCGAAGACCGTGTGCGCATCCGTCAACGAAGTGGTCTGCCATGGCATCCCTTCGAACAGGACGTTGAAGGATGGCGACATCGTGAACATCGATATCGCTGTCATCAAGGATGGCTGGTATGGCGATACCAGCCGCATGTACTTCGTTGGCGAGCCCAGTGCGCAGGCTCGGCATTTGGTCAAGACAACCTATGAAGCCATGTGTGCCGGCATAAGTCTCGTCCGCCCCGGTGCCACGTTGGGCGACATTGGTCATGCCATCCAGGCGGTCGCGGAAAGGGATGGGTTCAGCGTTGTGCGCGAATACTGCGGCCATGGTATCGGCAAGATCTACCACGACGAGCCGCAGGTCCTGCATTACGGTTATCCGGGCCAGGGCCTGAAATTGAAAGCCGGGATGATTTTCACCATTGAGCCCATGCTCAATGCGGGCAAACGTCATGTGAAAACCCTGGCGGATGGCTGGACGGTGGTCACCAAGGATCAATCGCTATCGGCCCAGTGGGAGCACATGGTGGCCGTCACTGACGATGGTTTTCAGATTTTGACTCCCTGGCCCGATCGTAGCGACGAATATCCCGCCATCGGGCAGTAG
- a CDS encoding ParD-like family protein produces MGIVKISENMHENLRVASDALSRSINAQAEHWMRIGMLAELHPNLDHSDICRLLIRAESAGGLDLKQLCAVADIAQGSQPHASSGASQ; encoded by the coding sequence ATGGGAATCGTCAAAATTTCAGAAAACATGCATGAGAACCTGCGCGTCGCCAGCGACGCGCTGAGTCGCTCGATCAATGCGCAAGCCGAACACTGGATGCGCATCGGGATGCTCGCGGAATTACATCCAAACCTCGATCACAGCGATATTTGCCGCTTGCTGATTCGTGCCGAATCGGCGGGCGGACTGGATCTGAAACAGCTCTGCGCTGTCGCGGATATCGCTCAAGGCTCCCAGCCCCATGCAAGCTCAGGAGCCAGTCAATGA
- a CDS encoding sensor domain-containing phosphodiesterase — protein sequence MSVRQLTDSPRQSNDCDVVASQPKGTSGTVGMAYAGNEHMIQQMLDSARSWAHTSAWAVYRAGEQLHRVGQGDAWIQWPSSIPNEEFDAFCRTRRLHRWPTGKGESELGWLLAPVSEAADPALADFALRLGIQVQTNTLARAQITQRVLYEITYLASSTRDRSVFLVGVHRLLASLIDAENFYLALYDPHSGKIDYPYYVDIIDVDALESENYEYLDPSHLSLTGQVLTTAQPLLIDAAGILAAEAEGRFYCVGDRPEFWMGAPLKNASDDVFGMLAMQVYDVSRIYSAEDRALFLVVARHVAMALDRILHREDLEETVMRRTLELSALNEALTQEVADRERAEHLQSALFQIAELSSQPGDMAELFQTLHGIVGDLLFAQNFYIALFDDATSEVTFPYYVDERQTTRPAARRGCRGLTEYVIRQRRPCLIDADKAERLAAEGEIELADESVRSHSWLGIPLFDGDVVRGVLAVQSYTSQVRYTLRDQDLLTFVSRHIDTALSRRTAAEAIHAANLKLEARVQNRTRELDHANAKLQHENSHDALTGLPNRTYLQQRLNSAWSQFGREGGHLAVMFIDLDRFKMVNDSLGHHFGDLLLMQAAHRLRGCLRDADMLARLGGDEFSVLAPEAPLDVVIEIAERILVAFDLPFFINGYEVFSSCSIGIVSADSQFHHEPADLLRDADAAMYRVKSAGRDSYAVFNQEVRREVSDQVEREGALRNALKRTDELLPYFQPIVSVESGELLALEALVRWHQPGGRVIAPGEFLPDVEGLRLIGRLDLYMLTSVAMILAQPEHANWPAVHVNCSSYSMTRPDFANEVLALLARHGVEPSRICLELTEGALVAEPAIARLTMQQLADNGMSVMLDDFGAGFSSLSYVHQYRFSGLKIDKSFILELTTSARSRAIVRAIVRMAESLDLSVVAEGVEDQATLDLLREMGAGQAQGYHFAKPMGLEALLASSLIGH from the coding sequence ATGAGTGTTCGTCAATTGACCGACTCCCCGCGGCAATCGAACGACTGCGACGTTGTCGCATCTCAACCAAAAGGGACGTCGGGTACTGTCGGCATGGCTTACGCTGGCAACGAGCACATGATCCAGCAAATGCTGGACTCAGCGCGCAGCTGGGCCCACACCTCCGCGTGGGCGGTTTACCGCGCCGGTGAACAATTGCATCGGGTCGGTCAGGGTGACGCCTGGATTCAGTGGCCGTCCAGCATCCCGAACGAAGAGTTCGACGCCTTCTGCCGGACCCGGCGATTGCACCGCTGGCCCACCGGCAAGGGCGAAAGTGAATTGGGTTGGCTACTCGCGCCGGTCAGCGAGGCCGCAGACCCGGCGCTCGCCGACTTTGCCCTGCGGCTGGGCATTCAGGTCCAGACCAATACCCTTGCCCGGGCGCAGATCACTCAGCGAGTGCTGTATGAGATTACCTACCTGGCCAGTTCGACCCGAGACCGCTCAGTGTTTCTGGTGGGGGTTCACCGGCTGCTGGCCAGCCTGATCGATGCCGAGAACTTCTATCTTGCGCTGTATGACCCCCATAGCGGCAAGATCGACTACCCGTATTACGTCGACATCATCGACGTCGATGCCCTGGAGTCCGAAAACTACGAATACCTTGACCCTTCGCACCTGTCGTTGACCGGGCAGGTATTGACCACTGCCCAGCCATTGCTGATCGACGCCGCCGGTATCCTCGCGGCTGAAGCCGAAGGCCGTTTCTACTGTGTGGGTGACCGTCCCGAGTTCTGGATGGGCGCCCCCTTGAAAAATGCCTCGGATGACGTGTTCGGCATGCTCGCGATGCAGGTCTACGACGTTTCTCGTATCTACAGTGCTGAAGATCGCGCGCTGTTCCTTGTGGTGGCACGCCACGTCGCCATGGCCCTGGACCGGATTCTGCACCGCGAGGACCTGGAAGAAACGGTGATGCGTCGCACCCTGGAGCTTTCGGCACTCAACGAAGCCTTGACGCAGGAAGTGGCGGATCGAGAGCGCGCCGAACACCTGCAGAGCGCGTTGTTCCAGATCGCGGAGCTATCGAGTCAGCCGGGCGACATGGCTGAGTTGTTTCAAACCTTGCATGGCATCGTCGGTGATTTGCTGTTCGCGCAAAACTTCTACATCGCGCTGTTCGACGACGCGACCAGTGAAGTGACCTTTCCCTATTACGTCGATGAGCGGCAGACGACCCGCCCGGCAGCGCGACGTGGGTGCCGGGGCTTGACTGAATACGTTATTCGTCAGCGCCGACCTTGCCTGATTGACGCTGACAAAGCCGAGCGACTGGCGGCCGAGGGTGAAATAGAACTGGCCGACGAGTCCGTCCGATCCCACTCCTGGCTGGGCATTCCCTTGTTCGATGGCGACGTGGTGCGTGGCGTGCTGGCGGTGCAAAGCTACACCTCGCAGGTTCGCTATACCCTGCGGGATCAGGATCTGCTGACGTTCGTGTCGCGGCACATTGATACGGCGTTGTCGCGGCGCACGGCTGCCGAAGCGATCCACGCCGCCAACCTCAAGCTGGAAGCGCGGGTGCAGAACCGCACCCGCGAACTCGATCACGCCAATGCCAAGTTGCAACACGAAAACTCCCACGATGCGCTGACCGGGCTGCCGAATCGCACTTACCTGCAACAGCGCCTCAATTCGGCCTGGTCGCAGTTCGGCAGGGAAGGCGGGCACCTGGCGGTCATGTTCATCGACCTGGACCGTTTCAAGATGGTCAACGACAGCCTCGGCCACCATTTTGGCGACCTGCTGTTGATGCAGGCCGCCCATCGTCTGCGCGGATGCCTGCGCGACGCCGACATGCTGGCGCGCCTGGGGGGCGATGAGTTTTCGGTCCTCGCCCCCGAAGCGCCGCTGGACGTGGTGATCGAAATCGCCGAACGGATCCTCGTGGCGTTTGACCTGCCGTTTTTCATCAATGGCTACGAAGTGTTTTCGTCCTGCAGTATCGGCATTGTCAGTGCCGACAGTCAGTTCCATCACGAACCGGCGGATTTGCTGCGTGATGCCGACGCGGCGATGTACCGGGTCAAGAGCGCCGGGCGCGACAGTTACGCGGTGTTCAACCAGGAAGTGCGCCGGGAAGTCTCGGACCAGGTGGAGCGCGAAGGGGCCTTGCGCAACGCGCTCAAGCGTACGGACGAACTGCTGCCGTATTTCCAGCCGATTGTCAGCGTTGAAAGCGGCGAATTGCTGGCCCTTGAGGCACTGGTCCGCTGGCATCAACCGGGCGGCCGGGTGATCGCGCCGGGCGAGTTCCTGCCGGATGTCGAGGGTTTGCGCCTGATCGGCCGGCTGGATCTTTACATGCTCACCAGCGTTGCAATGATCCTCGCACAACCCGAGCACGCCAATTGGCCTGCGGTGCACGTCAATTGCTCCAGCTACAGCATGACGCGCCCGGACTTCGCCAATGAAGTGTTGGCGCTGCTGGCGCGACACGGGGTCGAACCGTCACGCATTTGCCTGGAGTTGACCGAAGGTGCGCTGGTCGCCGAGCCGGCGATTGCCCGGCTGACCATGCAGCAATTGGCCGACAACGGTATGTCGGTGATGCTCGATGACTTCGGCGCCGGGTTCTCTTCCCTGAGCTATGTGCATCAATACCGTTTCAGCGGCTTGAAGATCGACAAGTCGTTCATCCTCGAACTGACCACCAGCGCCCGCAGTCGCGCGATCGTCCGGGCGATCGTGCGGATGGCCGAATCGCTCGACCTCAGCGTGGTGGCCGAAGGTGTCGAGGATCAAGCGACGCTGGACTTGCTGCGCGAAATGGGCGCAGGGCAGGCCCAGGGATATCATTTTGCCAAGCCCATGGGACTGGAGGCGTTGCTGGCCAGTTCGCTGATCGGTCACTAG
- a CDS encoding tRNA (adenine(22)-N(1))-methyltransferase yields MNQQTLSMRLERVAAHVPADARLADIGSDHAYLPVALMRRGAIAAAVAGEVALTPLRSAERTVRENGLEQWITVRLANGLAAIEPGDGITAISLCGMGGETIRDILDSGKARLSGRERLILQPNGGEQPLRQWLMDNGYRILCEEVLRENRFDYEIIVAERDGPVTYTAEELYFGPLQMQARSPAFLTKWQRLLRHKQQTLTHFARARQAVPEEKAEEIARQARWITELLN; encoded by the coding sequence TTGAACCAACAGACATTGTCCATGCGCCTGGAGCGTGTGGCGGCGCATGTGCCAGCCGATGCACGCCTGGCCGATATCGGCTCGGATCACGCCTACTTGCCGGTGGCATTAATGCGTCGTGGCGCCATCGCGGCGGCGGTGGCCGGCGAGGTGGCATTGACGCCACTGCGCTCGGCCGAACGCACCGTGCGCGAGAACGGCCTGGAGCAGTGGATCACCGTGCGCCTGGCCAATGGCCTGGCGGCGATCGAGCCGGGAGACGGCATCACGGCGATCAGCCTCTGTGGCATGGGTGGCGAGACGATCCGCGACATCCTCGACAGCGGCAAGGCGCGCCTGAGCGGCCGGGAACGCCTGATCCTGCAGCCCAACGGCGGCGAGCAGCCGCTGCGTCAATGGCTGATGGACAATGGCTACCGAATCCTCTGCGAGGAAGTGCTGCGGGAAAACCGCTTTGACTACGAAATCATCGTCGCCGAGCGCGACGGACCGGTGACCTATACCGCCGAGGAGCTGTACTTCGGCCCGCTGCAGATGCAGGCACGCAGCCCGGCGTTCCTGACCAAGTGGCAGCGCCTGCTGCGCCATAAACAGCAGACCCTGACCCACTTCGCCCGGGCGCGACAGGCAGTGCCCGAAGAGAAGGCCGAGGAAATCGCCCGGCAGGCCCGGTGGATCACTGAACTGCTGAATTGA
- a CDS encoding helix-turn-helix domain-containing protein — protein sequence MAYKLSTRSWPDSQRQPLWAQAIGSAYFPLSLEFAPSSTFSGSLQIWETGSTPLTLSRLRSSQLGYSRSKAQVSEDHEACYLVTVPRRSEVHFEQDGRALHCQPGGFIFERGDAPYRFHYASDNDLWVFKLPERALHGQLRGAERYTRFCFDAKRALGRIFVDQLAMCAARFDECDEPARHMLLEQALSTLLMALRDDERVLSSESSNLAAMHLQRIEHYVDKQLGNPDLAPQVIAQACGLSVRYLHKLFSSTPYSLGEWIRLRRLEAVHRGLHDPNCHLSIGELAMRWGFSDQAQFTRSFRQHFGCTAREVRSGAARTPGASKLCV from the coding sequence ATGGCGTACAAACTTTCCACCCGCTCCTGGCCCGACAGTCAACGCCAGCCGCTCTGGGCCCAGGCCATCGGCAGCGCCTATTTCCCATTGTCCCTGGAGTTCGCCCCCAGCAGCACCTTCAGCGGCAGCCTGCAGATCTGGGAAACCGGCAGCACCCCGTTGACCCTGTCACGCTTGCGCTCCAGTCAGCTCGGCTATTCGCGCAGCAAGGCCCAGGTCAGTGAAGATCATGAAGCCTGCTACCTGGTCACCGTACCGCGTCGCAGCGAAGTGCATTTCGAGCAGGACGGCCGCGCCCTGCATTGCCAGCCCGGCGGATTCATCTTCGAGCGTGGCGATGCCCCCTACCGCTTTCACTATGCCAGCGACAACGACCTCTGGGTGTTCAAGCTCCCTGAACGCGCGTTGCATGGCCAACTGCGCGGGGCCGAGCGCTACACCCGCTTCTGCTTCGATGCCAAGCGCGCACTCGGACGGATTTTCGTCGATCAACTGGCGATGTGTGCCGCCCGCTTCGACGAGTGTGACGAACCCGCCCGCCACATGCTCTTGGAGCAGGCACTTTCAACCTTGTTAATGGCCTTGCGCGACGATGAGCGAGTGCTTAGCAGTGAAAGTTCGAACCTGGCGGCCATGCATTTGCAACGCATCGAACATTACGTCGACAAACAACTGGGCAACCCGGACCTGGCGCCCCAAGTGATCGCGCAGGCTTGCGGCCTGTCCGTGCGCTATTTGCACAAACTCTTCAGCAGCACGCCTTACAGCCTCGGCGAATGGATTCGTCTGCGCCGCCTCGAAGCGGTCCACCGAGGCCTGCACGACCCCAATTGCCACCTGTCGATCGGCGAACTGGCCATGCGTTGGGGGTTCAGTGATCAGGCGCAATTCACCCGAAGCTTTCGCCAGCATTTCGGCTGCACCGCCAGGGAAGTGCGCAGCGGTGCCGCGCGGACACCGGGTGCATCGAAGCTGTGTGTCTGA
- a CDS encoding bile acid:sodium symporter family protein — MTRPRFLPDNFTLTLVGVVLLASLLPASGQVAIGFGWLTNIAIALLFFLHGAKLSRESIIAGAGHWRLHLLVFSLTFVLFPLLGLALKPVLSPLIGDDLYMGMLYLCALPATVQSAIAFTSLARGNIPAAICSAAASSLFGIFLTPLLVTLLLNVHGDGGSTLDAIVKISVQLLLPFVAGQIARRWIGAWVGRNKSWLKFVDQGSILLVVYGAFSEAVNEGIWHQIPLRDLAGLVVACCVVLGLVLVASTVLGKAFGFSQEDRITILFCGSKKSLATGVPMAQVLFAGSTIGVLILPLMLFHQIQLMVCAVLAQRYANRQESVAELMGQVDP, encoded by the coding sequence ATGACGCGCCCGCGCTTTTTACCCGACAACTTCACCCTGACCCTGGTCGGCGTGGTCCTGCTCGCCAGCTTGCTGCCTGCCAGTGGCCAGGTGGCGATAGGCTTCGGCTGGCTGACCAACATCGCCATTGCCCTGCTGTTTTTTCTGCATGGCGCCAAATTGTCCCGCGAATCGATCATCGCCGGCGCCGGGCACTGGCGCTTGCATTTGCTGGTGTTCAGCCTGACCTTCGTGCTGTTTCCGCTGCTCGGCCTGGCGCTCAAGCCTGTCCTGTCGCCGTTGATCGGTGATGACCTGTACATGGGCATGCTCTACCTCTGCGCGCTGCCTGCCACGGTGCAGTCGGCGATTGCCTTCACTTCCCTGGCACGCGGCAACATTCCGGCGGCGATTTGCAGCGCGGCGGCATCCAGCCTGTTCGGGATTTTCCTCACGCCATTGCTGGTGACGTTGCTGTTGAACGTGCACGGCGACGGTGGTTCGACCCTCGATGCAATTGTGAAAATCAGCGTGCAACTGTTGCTGCCGTTCGTGGCCGGGCAGATCGCACGACGCTGGATCGGCGCCTGGGTCGGGCGCAACAAGAGTTGGCTGAAGTTCGTCGATCAGGGCTCGATTCTTCTGGTGGTCTATGGGGCGTTCAGTGAGGCGGTAAACGAGGGCATCTGGCACCAGATTCCGCTGCGGGACCTGGCCGGGCTGGTGGTGGCTTGCTGCGTGGTGCTGGGGCTGGTGTTGGTGGCGTCGACCGTGCTGGGCAAGGCCTTTGGCTTTAGTCAGGAGGACCGCATCACCATTCTGTTCTGCGGCTCGAAGAAAAGCCTGGCGACCGGGGTGCCAATGGCCCAGGTGTTGTTCGCTGGCAGCACCATTGGCGTGTTGATCCTGCCGCTGATGTTGTTCCACCAGATTCAACTGATGGTCTGTGCGGTCCTGGCGCAGCGCTACGCCAATCGCCAGGAGTCGGTGGCGGAACTGATGGGCCAGGTCGATCCTTAA
- a CDS encoding DUF4189 domain-containing protein translates to MTTNTTRQGWSWVLPSLLALNLVLTAGCSGKAAKARYSTSSTGSNCYAKALPTSGEGGLAWGDTLNMARKKSLDNCIRYAGRSGGTPDTCQVVLAQCRK, encoded by the coding sequence ATGACCACAAACACCACACGACAAGGCTGGTCATGGGTCTTGCCCTCGTTGCTCGCCCTCAACCTGGTGCTGACAGCGGGATGTTCAGGCAAAGCCGCCAAGGCTCGCTATTCGACGTCGAGCACCGGCTCGAACTGTTACGCAAAAGCGCTGCCCACTTCCGGTGAAGGCGGTCTGGCATGGGGCGACACCTTGAACATGGCTCGCAAAAAATCCCTGGACAATTGCATACGCTATGCCGGGCGGTCCGGTGGCACGCCGGACACTTGCCAAGTGGTGTTGGCGCAATGCAGAAAGTAA
- a CDS encoding hydrolase, which translates to MPTASAVPGKTLLNPDDHTLIMIDHQSQMSFATKSIDAVNLRNNAALVAKAAKEFGVATILTTVAEKSFSGPIFDEIKSVFPELPVIDRTSMNTWEDPRIAVEVNRHDKAKIVLAGLWTSVCIVGPALSALDQGFEVYFIADACGDVSVEAHEMAIQRMIQLGARPMTSLQYLLELQRDWARTDTYDATVKTSIANGGAYGLGLIYAKTMFNASEGH; encoded by the coding sequence ATGCCTACCGCATCCGCCGTGCCCGGCAAGACCCTGCTGAACCCTGACGATCACACCCTCATCATGATTGATCATCAGTCGCAAATGTCCTTTGCGACCAAGTCCATCGACGCTGTGAATCTGCGCAACAACGCTGCCCTGGTGGCCAAGGCGGCGAAAGAGTTCGGGGTCGCGACCATCCTGACCACGGTCGCGGAGAAAAGCTTTTCCGGACCCATCTTCGATGAAATCAAATCGGTCTTTCCCGAGCTGCCCGTCATCGACCGCACCAGCATGAACACCTGGGAAGATCCGCGCATTGCGGTGGAGGTGAACCGTCACGACAAGGCCAAGATCGTGCTGGCGGGCCTCTGGACATCCGTGTGCATCGTGGGCCCGGCGCTCTCTGCCCTGGATCAGGGTTTCGAGGTGTATTTCATTGCGGACGCTTGCGGTGATGTGTCGGTCGAGGCGCATGAAATGGCCATTCAGCGCATGATTCAGCTTGGCGCGCGCCCGATGACTTCCCTGCAATACCTGCTCGAGTTGCAACGTGACTGGGCTCGTACCGACACCTACGATGCCACCGTGAAAACTTCCATCGCCAATGGTGGCGCCTATGGTTTGGGACTGATCTATGCCAAAACCATGTTCAATGCGTCCGAAGGCCACTGA
- a CDS encoding hydantoinase/oxoprolinase family protein: MSKQQYRLGIDAGGTFTDFILADRTGNVQLFKAPSTPQDGTIAIRNGLAQIADAIGRTPAQIIGDCDLCINGTTVALNALIEKTGVKVGLLCTDGHEDSLEIRLGHKEDGHRYDASYPPAYMLVPRHLRRPIGGRMLSDGSEYAALDEDAIRQAIEYFREQDVKAVAISFVWSVRNPSHELRAAAMVRAALPGVFVCTGSEVFPQIREYTRTSTAVVNAYLSPVMGRYIERIDALFEELGAQQPTRYFQSNGGLAPGVVMRERAVNAINSGPASAPQAGLCVAQPFGINNVITVDMGGTSFDITLSKSGHTNFSKDTDFLRYRIGVPMIQVETLGAGGGSIAYLDDFGMLQVGPRSAGANPGPVCYGKGGTEPTVTDANLALGYLADGALLGGSIRLNRKAAIDAIRSKIAEPLGISVERAAIGIITLVNLNMVSGIRRVSVERGYDPRDFALIGAGGAAGMHVMRLAEEIGSQVVLIPKVASGLCAYGQILSDIRYDQLTTLPMRLDDDLVDLPLLNQTLRDLRERGMNNLRDDGFGADDKVECLYNLEIRYLGQIHECSVELTCDQLDQSSLVALREAFHTRHKALFSYSEPESPAELVNLECSVIARLQRPPMPELPAPDEDAAPQASGYRSMLFSAQSPWQETPVYNGDRLQSGQRVRGPCVIEESTTNIVVPPGWQATLAPSATYRLTPDD; encoded by the coding sequence ATGAGCAAGCAACAATATCGTCTGGGCATCGACGCCGGCGGCACCTTCACCGATTTCATCCTCGCCGACCGCACCGGCAACGTGCAGCTGTTCAAGGCACCCTCGACGCCCCAGGATGGCACGATCGCGATCCGCAACGGGCTGGCGCAAATCGCCGATGCCATTGGCCGCACGCCGGCCCAGATCATTGGCGACTGTGACCTGTGCATCAACGGCACCACCGTGGCCCTCAACGCCTTGATCGAAAAGACCGGGGTCAAGGTTGGCCTGCTGTGCACCGACGGCCATGAGGACAGCCTGGAAATCCGCCTGGGCCACAAGGAAGACGGGCATCGCTATGACGCCAGCTACCCGCCGGCCTACATGCTGGTGCCCCGTCACCTGCGCCGACCCATCGGTGGCCGAATGCTCAGTGACGGCAGCGAATACGCCGCGCTCGATGAAGACGCGATTCGCCAGGCCATCGAGTATTTCCGCGAACAAGACGTCAAGGCCGTGGCCATCTCCTTCGTCTGGTCGGTGCGCAACCCCAGCCACGAACTGCGCGCCGCCGCCATGGTGCGCGCGGCATTGCCGGGGGTGTTCGTCTGCACCGGCAGCGAGGTCTTCCCGCAGATCCGCGAATACACCCGCACCTCGACCGCTGTAGTCAACGCGTACCTGAGCCCGGTCATGGGCCGCTACATCGAACGGATCGACGCGCTGTTCGAGGAGCTTGGCGCGCAACAACCGACGCGCTACTTCCAGTCCAACGGCGGCCTGGCGCCGGGCGTGGTGATGCGCGAGCGGGCGGTGAATGCCATCAACTCCGGCCCGGCCTCCGCGCCGCAAGCGGGGTTGTGTGTCGCGCAGCCATTTGGCATCAATAACGTGATCACCGTGGACATGGGCGGCACCTCGTTCGACATCACCCTGAGCAAATCCGGGCACACCAACTTCAGCAAGGACACCGACTTCCTGCGCTATCGCATCGGCGTGCCGATGATCCAGGTGGAAACCCTCGGTGCCGGTGGTGGCTCGATTGCCTACCTCGATGACTTCGGCATGCTTCAGGTCGGCCCGCGCAGCGCGGGTGCCAACCCCGGCCCGGTGTGCTACGGCAAGGGCGGCACCGAGCCCACCGTGACCGACGCCAACCTGGCCCTGGGCTACCTGGCCGACGGCGCGCTGCTGGGCGGCAGCATTCGCCTCAATCGTAAAGCGGCCATCGACGCGATCCGGAGCAAAATCGCCGAGCCTTTGGGCATCAGTGTCGAACGTGCGGCCATCGGCATCATCACCCTGGTCAACCTGAACATGGTCAGCGGCATTCGCCGGGTCTCGGTGGAGCGTGGTTATGACCCACGGGACTTCGCCCTGATCGGTGCGGGCGGTGCGGCGGGCATGCACGTCATGCGTCTGGCCGAGGAAATCGGCAGCCAGGTGGTACTGATTCCGAAGGTGGCTTCCGGGCTGTGCGCCTACGGGCAGATTCTCTCGGACATCCGATACGACCAGTTGACCACCCTGCCCATGCGCCTGGACGACGATCTGGTCGACCTGCCCTTGCTCAACCAGACCCTGCGCGACTTGCGCGAGCGCGGCATGAACAACCTGCGCGACGATGGCTTCGGTGCCGACGACAAGGTGGAATGCCTGTACAACCTGGAAATCCGCTACCTCGGCCAGATTCACGAATGCAGCGTCGAGCTGACCTGCGATCAACTGGATCAGTCGAGTCTGGTGGCCCTGCGTGAGGCGTTCCACACGCGGCACAAGGCACTGTTTTCCTACAGCGAGCCTGAGAGCCCCGCCGAGCTGGTCAACCTTGAGTGTTCGGTGATTGCCCGCCTGCAACGCCCACCGATGCCGGAGCTGCCGGCGCCCGACGAAGACGCCGCCCCCCAGGCGAGCGGCTACCGGTCGATGCTGTTCAGCGCCCAATCGCCCTGGCAGGAAACCCCGGTGTACAACGGTGACCGCCTGCAATCCGGGCAAAGGGTGCGAGGCCCTTGTGTGATCGAAGAGTCGACCACCAACATCGTCGTTCCTCCGGGCTGGCAGGCGACGCTTGCGCCCTCGGCCACCTACCGGCTGACGCCTGATGATTGA